Proteins from one Blattabacterium cuenoti genomic window:
- a CDS encoding DNA-directed RNA polymerase subunit alpha: MSILDFVKPDKIAISELSDNKGLFHLKPLEPGYGITLGNSLRRVLLGSLKGFAVTSIKIEGVKYEFSTIKGVIEDVTEIVLNFKKIRFKRKIPGINKELVNASISYGKKVTGDILNQFISGFQILNNDLVICNKDESIPLEISFTIEEGRGYVPAEENKKNNSNHDLIGIIPIDSIYTPIKNVKYTIENCRVGQKTDFENLSLEIKTDGSVCPKLALMEASKILIQYFSIFSYEKIEKKKQEKINKDKKKYDEEFLRMRTLLKSSLNDMDLSVRTKNCLKSASIETIVSLVNCNRNNMLKMRNFGKKSLDELESKMKEKGLYFGMDISEFK; encoded by the coding sequence ATGTCTATTTTAGATTTTGTAAAACCTGATAAAATTGCAATATCTGAATTATCAGATAATAAAGGTTTATTTCATTTAAAACCGTTAGAACCTGGATATGGAATTACTTTAGGTAATTCTTTACGAAGAGTTTTATTAGGATCCTTAAAAGGTTTTGCGGTAACTTCTATTAAAATTGAAGGAGTTAAATATGAATTTTCTACTATAAAAGGTGTTATTGAAGATGTAACTGAAATAGTATTAAATTTTAAAAAAATTCGTTTTAAACGTAAAATTCCAGGAATTAATAAAGAATTAGTAAATGCTTCTATTTCTTATGGAAAAAAAGTTACAGGGGATATTTTAAATCAATTTATTTCTGGATTTCAAATTTTGAATAATGATTTAGTTATTTGTAATAAAGATGAATCTATTCCATTAGAAATTAGTTTTACAATTGAAGAAGGAAGAGGTTATGTACCTGCAGAAGAAAATAAAAAAAATAATAGTAATCATGATTTAATTGGAATAATTCCTATAGATTCTATTTATACTCCTATTAAAAATGTTAAATATACAATAGAGAACTGTAGAGTTGGTCAAAAAACTGATTTTGAAAATCTTTCTTTAGAAATTAAAACTGATGGATCTGTATGTCCAAAATTAGCTTTAATGGAGGCATCTAAAATATTAATACAATATTTTTCTATTTTTTCTTATGAAAAAATAGAAAAAAAGAAACAAGAAAAAATTAACAAAGATAAAAAAAAATATGATGAAGAATTTTTACGAATGCGTACTTTATTAAAATCTAGTTTAAATGATATGGATTTATCTGTTCGTACAAAAAATTGTTTAAAATCTGCATCTATAGAAACTATAGTTAGTTTAGTTAATTGTAATAGAAATAATATGTTAAAAATGAGAAATTTTGGAAAAAAATCTTTAGATGAATTAGAAAGTAAAATGAAAGAAAAAGGATTATATTTTGGTATGGATATATCAGAATTTAAATAA
- the rpsN gene encoding 30S ribosomal protein S14, with translation MAKESVKARQKKRERMVIKYANKRKMLKKSKNYELLQKLPRDASPVRLRNRCSITGRCRGYMRKFGVSRIVFRNLVSQGLIPGIRKASW, from the coding sequence ATGGCTAAAGAATCAGTTAAGGCAAGACAAAAAAAAAGAGAAAGAATGGTAATAAAATATGCAAATAAAAGAAAAATGTTAAAAAAATCTAAAAATTATGAACTTTTACAAAAGTTACCTAGAGATGCATCTCCTGTTCGATTAAGGAATCGATGTTCTATTACTGGAAGGTGTAGAGGTTATATGCGTAAATTTGGTGTTTCTCGTATCGTTTTTAGAAATTTAGTTTCTCAAGGTCTTATTCCTGGAATAAGAAAAGCGAGTTGGTAG
- the rpmJ gene encoding 50S ribosomal protein L36, protein MKVKASLKKRTDNCKIVRRKGRLRIINKKNPRFKQKQG, encoded by the coding sequence ATGAAAGTAAAAGCTTCTTTAAAAAAAAGAACTGATAATTGTAAAATAGTTAGAAGAAAAGGTCGTTTACGAATTATTAATAAAAAAAATCCTAGATTTAAACAAAAACAAGGTTAA
- the rplR gene encoding 50S ribosomal protein L18 produces MKKKKFKKIFGKLDRPRISIFRSNKEIYVQIIDDNTGNTLISSSSKDKIFNNYKKTKIELSNDVGKLIGNKIKNLKIKKLVFDKGRYLYHGRIKSLADGIREVGLEF; encoded by the coding sequence ATGAAAAAAAAAAAATTTAAAAAAATTTTTGGAAAATTAGATAGACCTAGAATTTCTATTTTTAGAAGTAATAAAGAAATTTATGTTCAAATTATAGATGATAATACTGGAAATACTTTGATTTCATCATCTTCAAAAGATAAAATATTTAATAATTATAAAAAAACAAAAATAGAATTATCTAATGATGTTGGAAAATTAATAGGTAATAAAATAAAAAATTTAAAAATAAAAAAACTAGTTTTTGATAAAGGAAGATATTTATATCATGGAAGAATTAAATCTTTAGCTGATGGTATTAGAGAAGTTGGATTAGAATTTTAA
- the rplE gene encoding 50S ribosomal protein L5, whose translation MYQSKLQNLYKKKIVPSLIKKFGYKSVMEVPKLEKIVVHQGIGLSVSDKKIIDFSMKEITDITGQKAIFCYSKHDESGFKLRKGMIIGVKVTLRRIKMFEFLERLIFVSLPRVRDFNGVKKSSFDGYGNYNMGIMEQIIYPEINIDKIKKNMGMNITFVTSSKNDIEAQDLLSFFGIPFKKN comes from the coding sequence ATGTATCAATCTAAATTACAAAATTTATATAAAAAAAAAATAGTTCCAAGTTTAATTAAAAAATTTGGATATAAATCTGTTATGGAAGTTCCTAAATTAGAAAAAATAGTAGTTCATCAAGGAATTGGATTATCTGTTTCTGATAAAAAAATAATAGATTTTTCTATGAAAGAAATAACAGATATAACAGGACAAAAAGCTATTTTTTGTTATTCTAAACATGATGAATCTGGTTTTAAACTTAGAAAAGGAATGATTATAGGAGTAAAGGTTACTTTACGTAGAATAAAAATGTTTGAATTTTTAGAAAGATTAATTTTTGTTTCATTACCTAGAGTAAGAGATTTTAATGGAGTAAAAAAAAGTAGTTTTGATGGATATGGAAATTATAATATGGGTATTATGGAACAAATAATTTATCCTGAAATAAATATTGATAAAATTAAAAAAAATATGGGAATGAATATTACATTTGTGACATCGTCTAAAAATGATATAGAAGCTCAAGACCTTTTGTCTTTTTTTGGAATACCTTTTAAAAAAAATTAA
- the rpsM gene encoding 30S ribosomal protein S13, with the protein MAVRISGIDIPRSKRGVIGLTYLYGIGKSLSKMILYSIGINENKKVENWSDDDISKIRKFISDNIKIEGELRSEIQFNIKKLMDIGCYIGTRHRKGLPLRGQKTKNNCRTRKGRKKTVANKKKVTK; encoded by the coding sequence ATGGCTGTTCGAATTTCAGGAATAGATATTCCTAGATCTAAAAGAGGAGTTATAGGTCTTACTTATTTATATGGTATAGGTAAAAGTTTATCAAAAATGATTTTATATTCTATTGGAATTAATGAAAATAAAAAAGTTGAAAATTGGTCTGATGATGATATTAGTAAAATTAGAAAATTTATATCTGATAATATAAAAATTGAAGGAGAATTAAGATCTGAAATACAATTTAATATAAAAAAATTAATGGATATAGGTTGTTATATAGGAACAAGACATAGAAAAGGATTGCCATTAAGAGGTCAAAAAACTAAAAATAATTGTAGAACTAGAAAAGGAAGAAAAAAAACTGTTGCAAATAAGAAAAAAGTTACAAAATGA
- a CDS encoding SLC13 family permease has protein sequence MVILIFILGYLFITLENLFSLNKVIPSILMSVICWSFIMFFNLPVYELDQHLLIKKNPQYLLLFHLGKASEIIFFLIGAMTIISVIEKYSGFEALKELLHANTKRKFLWIISLVSFLLSAIIDNLTATIVLISLLRKTIINYKERLYYLGTVVISANAGGVWSPIGDITTTMLWISNKVTTFYLFKKIFIPSILCMFFSTLIASYASIFNGLFKIKENKLSKDNLKKGFFMLKIGFFLMLLVPIIKTITGVPPYMGMMFSLAILLCIVKNYKYKSKYSIEDIFKKLDFSSILFFLGILLSVSALEALGILYRLSHLINETFYTWKITTFIFGLISSIIDNVPLVAATIAMFSYPIDHDLWHFIAYVSGTGGSIFLIGSAAGVAAMSMEKVDFFWYLKKISWIALIGYISGFIFLLI, from the coding sequence ATGGTAATTTTAATTTTTATATTAGGATATTTATTTATTACTCTTGAAAATTTATTTTCTTTAAATAAAGTTATTCCATCTATTTTAATGTCCGTCATATGTTGGTCATTCATTATGTTTTTTAATCTTCCTGTTTATGAATTAGATCAACATTTATTAATTAAAAAAAATCCTCAATATTTATTATTATTTCATTTAGGAAAAGCTTCTGAAATTATTTTTTTTCTTATTGGAGCTATGACTATTATTTCTGTGATTGAAAAATATTCTGGATTTGAAGCTTTGAAAGAATTATTGCATGCAAATACAAAACGTAAATTTTTATGGATAATAAGTTTAGTTTCTTTTTTATTATCAGCTATAATAGATAATTTAACAGCAACTATAGTATTAATTTCTCTTTTAAGAAAAACAATCATTAATTATAAAGAACGTTTATATTATTTAGGCACAGTAGTAATATCTGCTAATGCAGGAGGTGTTTGGTCTCCAATTGGAGATATAACTACTACAATGTTATGGATTTCAAATAAAGTAACTACTTTCTATCTTTTTAAAAAAATATTTATTCCTTCTATATTATGTATGTTTTTTTCTACTTTAATAGCATCTTATGCATCTATTTTTAATGGATTATTTAAAATAAAAGAAAATAAATTATCAAAAGATAACCTTAAAAAAGGTTTTTTTATGTTAAAAATAGGTTTTTTTTTAATGTTACTTGTTCCTATTATTAAAACTATAACAGGTGTACCACCATATATGGGTATGATGTTTTCTTTAGCAATTCTTCTTTGTATAGTTAAAAATTATAAATATAAATCAAAATATTCTATAGAAGATATTTTTAAAAAATTGGATTTTTCTAGTATTTTATTTTTTTTAGGAATTTTACTTTCAGTATCTGCTTTAGAAGCATTGGGTATATTATATAGGTTATCTCATTTAATTAATGAAACTTTTTATACATGGAAAATAACAACTTTTATATTCGGATTAATTTCTTCTATTATAGATAATGTTCCTTTAGTTGCGGCTACTATTGCTATGTTTTCTTATCCAATTGATCATGATTTATGGCATTTTATTGCTTATGTTTCAGGAACAGGAGGAAGTATTTTTCTTATAGGGTCTGCTGCAGGAGTTGCTGCAATGAGTATGGAAAAAGTAGATTTTTTTTGGTATTTAAAAAAAATTAGTTGGATAGCTTTAATTGGTTATATATCTGGATTTATTTTCTTATTAATTTAA
- the rpsK gene encoding 30S ribosomal protein S11, producing the protein MAKLSKRSVIVDPIGEAHIKSTFNNIIITITNKKGDVIAWSSAGKMNFKGSKKNTPYAAQMAAENVAKEAINSGIKKVEIKVKGPGAGRDAAIRALSNSGIIVTMIKDITPLPHNGCRPPKRRRV; encoded by the coding sequence ATGGCTAAATTATCAAAAAGATCGGTAATTGTAGATCCTATAGGAGAAGCTCATATTAAATCTACTTTTAATAATATTATTATAACTATAACTAATAAAAAAGGTGATGTAATAGCATGGTCTTCTGCTGGAAAAATGAATTTTAAAGGATCGAAAAAAAATACACCATATGCTGCTCAAATGGCAGCAGAAAATGTAGCAAAAGAAGCTATAAATTCGGGAATAAAAAAAGTAGAAATAAAGGTAAAGGGTCCTGGAGCTGGAAGAGATGCAGCTATACGAGCTTTAAGTAATTCTGGTATTATAGTAACAATGATAAAAGATATAACTCCATTGCCACATAATGGATGTCGACCACCAAAAAGAAGAAGAGTATAA
- the rplO gene encoding 50S ribosomal protein L15, which produces MNINQLSPKNGSNKKKLRLGRGQGTGKGGTCGRGHKGAKSRSGFSKKIGFEGGQMPLQRRIPKFGFRRHFLRKKFSLINLDTIQNYVNQGKIKDIVNKDILLKNNLIKKNNLIKILGRGKLHSPLKIFASKFSKKALLSIQKIGGEALFLE; this is translated from the coding sequence ATGAATATTAATCAATTATCTCCAAAAAATGGATCTAATAAAAAAAAATTAAGATTAGGAAGAGGTCAAGGTACTGGAAAAGGAGGAACTTGTGGTAGAGGTCATAAAGGAGCAAAATCTAGATCAGGATTTTCTAAAAAAATAGGATTTGAAGGAGGACAAATGCCACTTCAAAGAAGAATTCCTAAATTTGGATTTAGGAGACATTTTTTACGAAAAAAATTTTCTTTAATTAATTTAGATACAATTCAAAATTATGTTAATCAAGGAAAAATTAAAGATATTGTTAATAAAGATATTTTATTAAAAAATAATTTAATTAAAAAAAATAATTTAATAAAAATTTTAGGAAGAGGAAAACTCCATTCTCCATTAAAAATATTTGCATCTAAATTTAGTAAAAAAGCTTTATTATCTATTCAAAAAATAGGAGGTGAAGCTCTATTTTTAGAATAA
- the rpsE gene encoding 30S ribosomal protein S5 — protein sequence MSRIKYSGLELKEKLVGVTRVCKVTKGRRYFSFSAIVIKGNENGLVGYGFGKSKEAPDAIHKAGEQAKRNLCKVCICNGTIPHEQEAKYGGAHILIKPASDGTGIIAGGPLRAVLEAAGLRNVLSKSKGSSNHHNIIKATIKALSKIRDVYIIAKQRGITIKKVYNG from the coding sequence ATGTCTAGAATTAAATATTCAGGATTAGAATTAAAAGAAAAATTAGTTGGAGTTACAAGGGTTTGTAAAGTAACTAAAGGAAGACGATATTTTAGTTTTAGCGCTATTGTTATTAAAGGAAATGAAAATGGATTAGTAGGATATGGATTTGGTAAATCAAAAGAAGCTCCTGACGCTATTCATAAAGCAGGAGAACAAGCTAAAAGAAATCTTTGTAAAGTTTGTATTTGTAATGGAACTATTCCTCATGAACAAGAAGCTAAATATGGAGGAGCACATATTTTAATTAAACCTGCATCTGATGGTACAGGTATTATAGCTGGTGGACCGTTAAGAGCTGTTTTAGAAGCTGCAGGATTAAGAAATGTTTTATCAAAATCTAAAGGATCTTCTAATCATCATAATATTATAAAAGCTACTATAAAAGCATTGAGTAAAATAAGAGATGTTTATATTATTGCTAAACAAAGAGGGATAACTATTAAAAAAGTATATAATGGGTGA
- the rpsD gene encoding 30S ribosomal protein S4 produces MAKYIGPKTKISRRFGECIYGEDKYFERKKYPSGQHGNNRRRGKRSEYLIQLIEKQKAKYTYGILERQFERLFFEASRKKGITGELLLQACESRLDNIVFRLKFAPSRSSARQIVSHRHIIVNDNIVNIPSFRLKPGDKIGIKDKSKKHPVILYSMQKKERPLVEWLILDEKNMFGIFRIMPKRTQIPENIKEQFIVELYSK; encoded by the coding sequence ATGGCAAAATATATAGGACCTAAAACTAAAATTTCTAGAAGATTTGGAGAATGTATTTATGGAGAAGATAAATATTTTGAAAGAAAAAAATATCCATCAGGACAACATGGTAATAATCGTCGTAGAGGAAAACGTTCAGAATATTTAATACAATTAATAGAAAAACAAAAAGCAAAATATACTTATGGTATATTAGAACGTCAATTTGAAAGATTATTTTTTGAAGCATCAAGAAAAAAAGGAATTACTGGAGAATTATTATTACAAGCATGTGAAAGTCGTCTTGATAATATAGTTTTTCGATTAAAATTTGCTCCATCTCGATCTTCTGCACGTCAAATAGTTTCTCATAGACATATTATTGTTAATGACAATATAGTAAATATTCCATCTTTTAGATTAAAACCAGGAGATAAAATAGGAATAAAAGATAAATCAAAAAAACATCCAGTTATATTATATTCTATGCAAAAAAAGGAAAGACCATTAGTAGAATGGTTAATTTTAGATGAAAAAAATATGTTTGGAATATTTAGGATTATGCCAAAAAGAACACAAATACCTGAAAATATTAAAGAACAATTTATTGTTGAATTATATTCAAAATAA
- the eno gene encoding phosphopyruvate hydratase, producing the protein MSKIKKIYARQILDSRGNPTIEVDVITEKNILGRFSVPSGASKGENEAFELRDNNKDFFYGKGVLKAVYNVNNIISPELIGKSIFDQIYIDKLMIELDGTKNKKRLGANSILSISVSIAKAAANELNIPLYKYIGGIYTNKLPIPLINIVNGGRHSNAPIAFQEFMIVPIKANTFLEALQMGHKVFYQLKNLLQKEGLSTSVGDEGGFSPNFNGIEDVLNHILEAIHMANYEPYDQIGIAIDCAASEFYLDNKYYDYSKFENKKENYKKSKKEHVNYLSYLIKRFPIISIEDGMDQNDWEGWKLLTDEIGDKVQLVGDDLFVTNTYKLNEGIQKKVANSILIKVNQVGSLTETIETINLAKKNKYKNIISHRSGETEDSFISDLTVAFNIEQIKTGSICRSERISKYNQLLRIEEVLGKYSCYSEWNYT; encoded by the coding sequence ATGAGTAAAATTAAAAAAATTTATGCTAGACAAATATTAGATTCAAGAGGAAATCCCACTATAGAAGTAGATGTAATAACAGAAAAAAATATTCTTGGACGTTTTTCTGTTCCATCTGGAGCATCAAAAGGAGAAAATGAAGCTTTTGAATTACGTGATAATAATAAAGATTTTTTTTATGGAAAGGGAGTTTTAAAAGCAGTTTATAATGTTAATAACATAATATCTCCTGAATTAATTGGTAAATCTATTTTTGATCAAATTTATATTGATAAATTGATGATAGAATTAGATGGAACAAAAAATAAAAAAAGATTAGGAGCAAATTCTATTTTATCTATTTCTGTATCAATAGCAAAAGCTGCTGCTAATGAACTCAATATACCACTATATAAATATATAGGAGGAATTTATACAAATAAATTACCAATTCCTTTAATTAATATTGTAAATGGAGGAAGACATTCTAATGCTCCTATAGCTTTTCAAGAATTTATGATAGTTCCTATTAAGGCTAATACTTTTTTAGAAGCACTTCAAATGGGACATAAAGTTTTTTATCAATTAAAAAATCTTTTACAAAAAGAAGGATTATCTACAAGTGTAGGTGACGAAGGTGGATTTTCTCCTAATTTTAATGGAATAGAAGATGTTTTAAATCATATATTAGAAGCTATACATATGGCTAATTATGAACCTTATGATCAAATAGGTATAGCTATAGATTGTGCTGCTTCTGAATTTTATTTAGATAATAAATATTATGATTATTCTAAATTTGAAAATAAAAAAGAAAATTATAAAAAATCTAAAAAAGAACATGTTAATTATTTATCTTATTTAATTAAAAGGTTTCCTATTATATCTATTGAAGATGGAATGGATCAAAATGATTGGGAAGGATGGAAATTATTAACAGATGAAATAGGAGATAAAGTTCAATTAGTAGGAGACGATCTTTTTGTAACTAATACTTATAAATTAAATGAAGGAATTCAAAAAAAAGTAGCAAATTCTATTCTTATAAAAGTAAATCAAGTAGGATCATTAACAGAAACAATTGAAACAATTAATTTAGCTAAAAAAAATAAATATAAAAATATTATATCTCATCGTTCTGGAGAAACAGAAGATTCTTTTATATCTGATTTAACTGTTGCATTTAATATTGAACAAATTAAAACTGGTTCTATTTGTCGTTCTGAACGAATTTCAAAATATAATCAATTATTACGAATTGAGGAAGTATTAGGAAAATATTCTTGTTATTCAGAATGGAATTATACATAA
- the secY gene encoding preprotein translocase subunit SecY — MINFLILFRNIWNIKELRKKIGITLSLLLIYRFGSYIPIPGINPLGISDFMEKFNSGSKGLMQILSSFTGGAFNRASILALGIMPYISSSIIIQLMCIIIPNLQRLQRDGESGRKQINLITRWLTVGICLFQAPIYLISLTQQFIPFSSNFVNKTYLIDIDTFYGKSLFWIIGIIILTSGTLFTMWLGDKITDKGIGNGISLIIMSGVIARFPDAIIKEIFSKLEIRNGGLIILFFEFLLWLLVILFSIIIIQAIRKIPVQYVSYYKSLELGSSKLIHKKHQYIPLKMVSAGVMPIIFSQAIMLFPLTFFDYIKNIKIKNFLHLFQDIYGLWYNLTISILVIIFTFFYTAITIPVNQIADDLKRNGGHIPKIRPGKETVKYIDNILSKITLPGSFLLAMIAILPSIVFRIGITQSFSLFYGGTSLLIVVGVILDISQQVNIYLLNYHYDGLMMIKNRTNNSKYIRL, encoded by the coding sequence ATGATTAATTTTTTAATATTATTTCGTAATATATGGAATATTAAGGAATTGCGAAAAAAAATAGGAATAACTTTAAGTTTATTATTAATATATCGTTTTGGTTCTTATATACCTATTCCTGGAATTAATCCTTTAGGAATTAGTGATTTTATGGAGAAATTTAATTCAGGATCTAAAGGATTAATGCAAATTTTATCTTCTTTTACTGGAGGGGCTTTTAATCGAGCTTCAATTTTAGCTTTAGGAATTATGCCTTATATATCTTCTTCTATTATTATTCAATTAATGTGTATAATTATTCCTAATTTACAAAGATTACAGAGAGATGGAGAAAGTGGTCGAAAACAAATTAATCTTATTACAAGATGGTTAACAGTAGGTATATGTTTATTTCAAGCTCCTATATATCTTATTTCTTTAACTCAACAATTTATTCCTTTTTCATCAAATTTTGTTAATAAAACTTATTTAATTGATATAGATACTTTTTATGGAAAAAGTTTATTTTGGATTATAGGTATAATTATTTTGACTTCTGGAACTTTATTTACTATGTGGTTAGGAGATAAAATTACAGATAAAGGAATAGGTAATGGAATATCTTTAATAATTATGTCTGGAGTAATAGCACGTTTTCCAGATGCTATTATCAAAGAAATTTTTAGTAAATTAGAAATTAGAAATGGAGGATTGATAATTTTATTTTTTGAATTTTTATTATGGTTATTAGTAATTTTATTTTCTATTATAATTATTCAAGCTATTAGAAAAATTCCAGTACAATATGTTTCTTATTATAAATCTTTAGAATTAGGTAGTTCAAAATTAATTCATAAAAAACATCAATATATTCCATTAAAAATGGTTTCTGCTGGTGTTATGCCTATTATATTTTCTCAAGCTATTATGCTTTTTCCATTAACTTTTTTTGATTATATCAAAAATATAAAAATTAAAAATTTTTTACATCTTTTTCAGGATATTTATGGATTATGGTATAATTTAACAATTTCTATATTAGTAATAATTTTTACTTTTTTTTATACAGCTATTACAATTCCAGTAAATCAAATAGCTGATGATTTAAAAAGAAATGGAGGACATATTCCAAAAATAAGACCTGGAAAAGAAACTGTAAAATACATAGATAATATTTTATCTAAAATTACATTACCTGGATCTTTTTTATTGGCCATGATAGCTATTTTACCATCTATAGTATTTCGAATAGGTATTACTCAAAGTTTTTCATTATTTTATGGAGGAACTTCTTTATTAATTGTAGTGGGAGTAATTTTAGATATTTCACAACAAGTAAATATTTATTTATTAAATTATCATTATGATGGATTAATGATGATAAAAAATCGTACTAATAATAGTAAATATATTAGATTATAA
- the infA gene encoding translation initiation factor IF-1, translating to MAKQKHIEVDGIIIESSPNAMFRVELENGCIVKAHISGKMRMHYIKILPGDKVRLEMSSYDLERGRITYRY from the coding sequence ATGGCTAAACAGAAACATATTGAAGTTGATGGAATTATTATAGAATCATCTCCAAATGCAATGTTTCGTGTTGAATTAGAAAATGGGTGTATTGTAAAAGCTCATATATCCGGAAAAATGAGAATGCATTATATAAAAATATTACCTGGAGATAAAGTAAGATTAGAAATGTCTTCTTATGATTTAGAAAGAGGTAGAATAACTTATAGATATTAA
- the rplF gene encoding 50S ribosomal protein L6, which yields MSRIGKKPILIPENVNIKIIDKKILVEGSLGSLIQKISKKIKLNLNENQLIITRYQEDKTSKSLHGLYRVLIKNMIIGVTKGFIKELELVGIGYRASYNEDILDLNLGFSHNIMMQIPKEIDIKIKSEKGKNTILVLKSYDKQLLGIIAAKIRSFRVPEPYKGKGIKYLKEKIRRKVGKSA from the coding sequence ATGTCTAGAATTGGAAAAAAACCTATTTTGATTCCTGAAAATGTAAATATAAAAATAATTGATAAAAAAATATTAGTTGAAGGTAGTTTAGGGTCTTTAATTCAAAAAATATCTAAAAAAATTAAATTAAATTTGAATGAAAATCAATTAATAATTACTAGATATCAAGAAGATAAAACATCTAAATCTTTACATGGATTATATCGTGTTTTAATTAAAAATATGATTATAGGAGTTACAAAAGGATTTATAAAAGAATTAGAATTAGTAGGAATTGGATATAGAGCTTCTTATAATGAAGATATTTTAGATTTAAATCTAGGGTTTTCTCATAATATAATGATGCAAATTCCTAAAGAAATTGATATAAAAATAAAATCTGAAAAAGGAAAAAATACTATTTTAGTTTTAAAATCTTATGATAAACAATTATTAGGAATAATAGCAGCTAAAATTAGATCTTTCAGAGTTCCAGAACCTTATAAAGGAAAAGGAATAAAATATTTAAAAGAAAAAATTCGTAGAAAAGTAGGAAAATCTGCTTAA
- the rpsH gene encoding 30S ribosomal protein S8: MIMDTIADFLTRIRNACLAKHKFLESPSSKIRKEISNVLLENGYILGHKIINNKIKIALKYYQGKTSVIQQIIRISKPGLRKYCKYRNIPRVLNGLGIAIMSTSYGVITDKQARKKRIGGEILCYVY, encoded by the coding sequence ATTATCATGGATACGATTGCTGATTTTTTAACCAGAATTAGAAATGCATGTTTAGCAAAACATAAGTTTTTAGAAAGTCCTTCTTCTAAAATAAGAAAAGAAATTTCTAATGTTTTGTTAGAAAATGGATATATTTTAGGTCATAAAATAATAAATAATAAAATTAAAATAGCTTTAAAATATTATCAAGGAAAAACATCTGTTATACAACAAATAATTAGAATAAGTAAACCAGGACTTAGAAAATATTGTAAATATAGAAATATTCCTCGTGTATTAAATGGGTTAGGTATTGCTATAATGTCTACTTCTTATGGAGTTATAACAGATAAACAAGCACGAAAAAAAAGAATAGGAGGAGAAATATTATGTTATGTATATTAA
- the rplQ gene encoding 50S ribosomal protein L17, with protein MNHRNKNNHLGRKYGHRKSILSNLATSLIKKKKIFTTLAKAKALKKYVEPIITKSKINTTHSKRNIFLYLKDKTAVTELFKNIFDKVRIRCGGYTRIIKTGFRLGDHSSMSFIELVDFNKIYTSKKIRKKSVRRSKKKNIFKNE; from the coding sequence ATGAATCATAGAAATAAGAATAATCATTTAGGAAGAAAATATGGACATCGTAAATCTATTCTTTCTAATTTAGCTACTTCTTTGATTAAAAAGAAAAAAATATTTACTACTTTAGCTAAAGCTAAAGCTTTAAAAAAATATGTAGAACCTATTATTACAAAATCTAAAATTAATACAACTCATTCTAAGAGAAATATTTTTTTATATTTAAAAGATAAAACAGCAGTTACAGAATTATTTAAAAATATTTTTGATAAAGTTCGCATTCGTTGTGGTGGATATACTAGAATTATAAAAACTGGATTTCGTCTTGGAGATCATTCCTCTATGTCTTTTATTGAATTAGTAGATTTTAATAAAATTTATACATCTAAAAAAATTAGAAAAAAATCTGTCAGACGTAGTAAAAAAAAAAATATATTTAAAAATGAGTAA